Proteins found in one Sporosarcina sp. FSL K6-3457 genomic segment:
- a CDS encoding spore coat protein GerQ yields MVQYYWNPTYQNQHIVPPPVTIPSGGRPPSPGVPVGIPIGTPQGPLPGPPAREQSYIENILRLNIGQPGVFNFSFEHALDSGKNTKAIVGTVVAAGRDHVILNETATGHEFLFPMIYFDYAEFDGRINYFPQT; encoded by the coding sequence ATGGTCCAATATTATTGGAATCCTACCTATCAAAATCAACATATCGTACCGCCACCAGTCACAATTCCGAGCGGTGGAAGACCCCCTAGTCCTGGCGTGCCTGTCGGTATCCCTATTGGAACGCCTCAGGGACCACTTCCCGGACCACCAGCTCGCGAGCAGTCGTACATTGAAAACATTTTACGATTAAACATCGGGCAACCCGGTGTCTTTAATTTCTCCTTTGAACATGCGCTCGACTCAGGTAAAAATACGAAAGCCATCGTCGGAACAGTCGTAGCTGCCGGACGTGACCACGTGATTCTAAATGAAACAGCGACTGGCCATGAATTTCTGTTTCCTATGATCTATTTCGATTACGCAGAGTTCGATGGAAGAATAAATTATTTTCCGCAAACGTAG
- a CDS encoding DUF423 domain-containing protein — translation MPFFIIAGAVNAAIAVAFGAFGAHALKEKLSEHYLAIWETAVQYQMFHAIGLLAVGILMSSSLFGASPQLTWAGYLLLAGTIIFSGSLYVLSLSGIGILGAITPIGGVAFIAGWVMLIIAAVKYTN, via the coding sequence ATGCCATTTTTCATTATCGCAGGTGCTGTCAACGCAGCAATTGCTGTCGCATTTGGTGCATTTGGTGCACACGCATTGAAAGAAAAGCTATCTGAGCATTATTTAGCTATTTGGGAAACGGCTGTCCAGTATCAAATGTTTCATGCGATTGGACTGCTTGCTGTCGGAATTCTTATGAGCTCGTCGCTGTTCGGCGCATCGCCACAGTTAACATGGGCAGGCTATCTACTGCTTGCGGGCACCATCATTTTCTCAGGTAGCTTATATGTATTGAGCCTATCTGGAATCGGTATACTGGGTGCGATTACACCAATTGGTGGCGTTGCGTTCATCGCAGGTTGGGTTATGTTGATAATCGCAGCGGTTAAATATACAAACTAA
- a CDS encoding YwdI family protein, with product MIPYDRIISEMERQLSVAKRTNDERAMREALSAIRSLCEVALGGDSSTRPEEKNVPKMLIAPDVQSISSLEGKPLVEEDANGGSLFDF from the coding sequence GTGATTCCTTATGACCGCATCATCTCGGAAATGGAACGTCAATTGAGTGTGGCAAAACGTACGAATGATGAGCGAGCCATGCGCGAAGCATTATCGGCAATTAGGTCGCTATGTGAAGTGGCGCTTGGTGGAGATAGTAGTACTAGGCCAGAAGAAAAAAATGTTCCTAAGATGCTTATAGCGCCTGATGTGCAGTCCATTTCTTCATTAGAAGGAAAGCCGCTTGTAGAAGAAGATGCAAACGGTGGCTCGTTGTTTGATTTTTGA
- a CDS encoding uracil-DNA glycosylase: MAVNCFQCQYFFVTWDQRNPRGCKAYEFKTRELPSVVVKRSSGMECLQFVQKKGDVRR; this comes from the coding sequence GTGGCTGTCAATTGTTTTCAATGCCAATATTTCTTCGTGACATGGGATCAGAGAAATCCGCGTGGGTGTAAGGCATATGAGTTCAAAACGAGGGAATTGCCGTCGGTCGTCGTGAAGCGATCTTCCGGCATGGAATGTTTACAATTTGTACAAAAGAAAGGGGATGTCAGACGGTGA
- a CDS encoding uracil-DNA glycosylase, translating to MNKVIFGNDWDAVLQEEFTKPYYMKLCEFLEKEYAEQTIYPKLGDLWTAFQYTPFDEVKVVILGQDPYHGPGQAHGLSFSVRPGVKIPPSLRNMFKELSADIGCAIPESGTLTGWARQGVLMLNTVLTVRQGQAHSHRKQGWETFTDEVIRQLSERDKSIVFILWGRPAQDKKKLIDLSCHTVIESVHPSPLSASRGFLGSRPYSATNEVLEAWDEEAIDWSRTN from the coding sequence ATGAATAAAGTGATTTTTGGTAATGACTGGGACGCAGTGTTGCAAGAAGAGTTTACGAAACCTTATTATATGAAGCTGTGTGAATTTCTTGAAAAGGAATATGCGGAGCAAACGATTTATCCAAAGTTGGGTGATTTGTGGACAGCTTTTCAATACACGCCGTTTGATGAAGTGAAGGTTGTCATTTTAGGACAAGATCCGTATCACGGACCTGGACAAGCGCACGGTTTGAGTTTTTCTGTGCGACCGGGTGTAAAAATTCCACCGAGTTTACGCAATATGTTTAAGGAGCTGTCGGCAGATATTGGTTGTGCGATTCCCGAAAGTGGAACGTTGACGGGGTGGGCGCGGCAAGGTGTACTCATGCTGAACACGGTGTTGACTGTACGGCAAGGACAAGCACATTCGCATCGTAAGCAAGGATGGGAGACATTTACGGATGAGGTTATTCGGCAGTTGTCAGAGCGTGACAAGTCGATTGTATTTATATTATGGGGACGCCCTGCGCAGGACAAGAAAAAGCTGATTGATTTATCGTGTCATACGGTAATTGAATCGGTTCATCCAAGTCCGCTTAGCGCGAGTCGTGGGTTTCTCGGCAGTCGTCCATATTCGGCGACAAATGAGGTTTTAGAGGCATGGGATGAAGAGGCGATTGATTGGAGTAGGACGAATTAA
- a CDS encoding DUF4230 domain-containing protein, translating into MKKGKNTDEMEQLLKELQAAKKESAVTVDEVKGRPFGFWRAGKLFFSVWKKSFLVIALLIILLVVSLPFITFFILKQGSTYTEQKGAFLEQIQELNELATAEAYTKVIIERQDNTLFGQSIGLNLPGTKRQLLVVIPGSVKAGVNMSGLTEKDVVIDEENKTAKLTLPPATFLGGAEIYFDKVEVYSYEGLFRDKANIEEAYELAAEAKELILEETAGQGVLTMAQQNAEKTLREMFSFAGYDVTIEFKEEMDDE; encoded by the coding sequence GTGAAAAAAGGAAAAAATACGGATGAAATGGAGCAGTTGTTGAAAGAATTACAGGCTGCTAAAAAGGAATCAGCGGTGACCGTAGATGAAGTAAAAGGTCGACCATTTGGCTTTTGGCGTGCTGGGAAACTATTCTTTTCGGTATGGAAAAAATCATTTCTAGTCATCGCCCTACTTATTATATTACTCGTTGTCAGCTTACCATTTATCACATTTTTTATTCTCAAACAAGGAAGCACATATACAGAGCAGAAGGGCGCGTTTTTGGAGCAAATCCAAGAATTGAACGAGCTTGCCACGGCGGAGGCTTATACGAAAGTCATTATTGAACGCCAAGATAATACATTGTTTGGACAAAGCATCGGTCTTAATTTGCCAGGAACGAAACGGCAGCTATTAGTTGTCATTCCTGGATCGGTGAAGGCGGGCGTTAATATGTCTGGTTTGACGGAAAAAGATGTTGTCATTGATGAAGAGAATAAAACAGCCAAGCTGACATTGCCACCTGCAACCTTTTTAGGAGGGGCAGAAATTTATTTTGATAAAGTAGAAGTGTACTCCTACGAGGGGCTTTTCCGTGATAAAGCGAATATCGAAGAGGCCTATGAGCTTGCTGCGGAGGCGAAAGAACTGATACTGGAAGAAACGGCGGGACAAGGCGTGTTAACGATGGCGCAACAGAATGCGGAGAAGACGTTACGAGAAATGTTTTCATTCGCAGGATATGATGTGACAATTGAATTTAAGGAAGAGATGGATGATGAATAA
- the thiD gene encoding bifunctional hydroxymethylpyrimidine kinase/phosphomethylpyrimidine kinase: MALKKTLTIAGSDTSGGAGIQADLKTFQEHGTYGMTAVTVVVTMDPDNNWSHGVYSLPVDVLKAQIKTALSTGIDAIKTGMLSTEEIIEIAGNAIAESGLDHVVIDPVMVCKGEDEVLNPGTVDAMVEFLLPKAEIVTPNLFEAGQLAGTKTPKTIEDMKTVAAKIHSLGARNVVIKGGKQLEHNKAVDLFFDGTTFTLLEAEKTATHYNHGAGCTFAAAITANLANGLTVKEAVLEAKKFVSAAIANGWKLNEYVGPVMHGAKNRVGAPEITTTEV, encoded by the coding sequence ATGGCGTTGAAAAAAACTTTAACAATCGCAGGATCCGATACATCAGGCGGCGCTGGTATTCAGGCCGATTTAAAAACATTCCAAGAGCATGGAACATATGGTATGACAGCTGTTACTGTTGTCGTCACAATGGATCCAGACAATAATTGGTCACACGGCGTTTATTCATTACCTGTCGATGTTTTGAAAGCACAAATTAAAACGGCTCTTTCGACAGGCATTGATGCTATTAAGACAGGTATGCTTAGTACAGAAGAAATCATCGAGATTGCAGGCAACGCAATTGCAGAATCTGGTCTTGACCATGTTGTCATTGACCCGGTTATGGTTTGTAAAGGTGAAGATGAGGTACTGAATCCTGGTACAGTAGACGCAATGGTCGAATTCCTTCTACCAAAAGCAGAAATTGTCACACCAAACTTGTTCGAAGCAGGACAGCTCGCAGGAACAAAAACGCCTAAGACAATTGAAGATATGAAAACAGTCGCAGCAAAAATCCATTCACTTGGTGCACGCAATGTTGTCATCAAAGGTGGCAAACAGCTAGAGCATAATAAAGCCGTGGACCTATTCTTTGATGGCACAACATTTACACTTCTTGAAGCAGAAAAAACAGCGACACATTATAATCACGGTGCTGGTTGTACGTTTGCAGCCGCCATCACAGCAAATCTTGCTAATGGCTTAACAGTGAAAGAGGCTGTCTTAGAAGCGAAAAAATTCGTATCCGCTGCGATTGCTAACGGCTGGAAACTAAACGAATACGTTGGACCTGTTATGCACGGTGCAAAAAACCGCGTAGGTGCACCAGAAATTACGACAACTGAAGTGTGA
- a CDS encoding YojF family protein, translating into MEKVKPDHLQELITSFANKDVYIHLETTNGSYASHFNEGFFNVGAFIRNVVVKFELGKVAGDSPHRIGLKLPSGWIYAQGITHYKLDEHGRLLMAGLDPEGKLAVALEISETPFTY; encoded by the coding sequence ATGGAAAAAGTAAAACCAGATCATTTACAGGAACTCATTACTTCCTTCGCCAATAAAGATGTCTACATCCATCTCGAAACAACAAACGGCTCCTATGCCTCTCATTTCAACGAAGGATTTTTTAACGTCGGTGCATTTATTCGTAATGTCGTTGTCAAATTTGAACTGGGTAAAGTGGCCGGTGATTCGCCGCATCGTATCGGTTTAAAACTGCCATCTGGTTGGATTTACGCACAAGGTATCACGCATTATAAGCTTGACGAACATGGTCGATTACTAATGGCAGGCCTGGATCCGGAAGGAAAGCTGGCGGTCGCGCTTGAAATAAGCGAGACACCGTTCACATATTAA
- the bshB2 gene encoding bacillithiol biosynthesis deacetylase BshB2 has translation MIKKERHVLVVFPHPDDEAFGVSGTIASYREMGVPVTYACLTLGEMGRNFGNPPFANRETLPRIRKGELQRACEAMGLDDLRMMGLRDKTIEFEDDEKMIQLMTDLIEETNPSLIISFYPGLSVHPDHDASARAVIRAVRRIAETKRPVVYTIAFSNNTVEVLGQPDVIHDVSAMADKKIATLNAHASQTVWMMKEMEQKLAAQDPDALKWLNTERFYTYNWDQDFE, from the coding sequence ATGATAAAAAAAGAACGTCACGTACTTGTTGTATTCCCCCATCCAGACGATGAGGCATTCGGCGTATCCGGCACAATCGCATCCTATCGGGAAATGGGTGTGCCCGTTACTTATGCATGTTTAACACTTGGCGAAATGGGACGAAACTTCGGTAACCCGCCATTTGCGAACCGTGAAACGTTACCCCGAATTCGTAAGGGCGAACTCCAAAGAGCTTGTGAAGCCATGGGACTCGACGACTTACGTATGATGGGCCTACGCGACAAGACCATTGAATTTGAAGATGATGAAAAAATGATCCAGCTCATGACTGATCTAATCGAGGAAACGAATCCTTCGCTTATTATTTCGTTCTATCCCGGCCTATCCGTCCATCCTGATCACGATGCCTCTGCACGTGCAGTCATTCGTGCCGTGAGGCGGATTGCTGAAACGAAACGCCCTGTTGTTTATACGATTGCCTTTTCAAATAATACAGTTGAAGTCCTTGGCCAACCTGACGTCATTCACGATGTGTCAGCAATGGCTGATAAAAAGATTGCTACACTGAATGCTCATGCATCGCAAACCGTTTGGATGATGAAGGAAATGGAACAAAAATTAGCAGCGCAAGATCCCGATGCATTAAAATGGCTCAATACTGAGCGTTTCTATACGTACAATTGGGACCAGGATTTCGAATAA
- a CDS encoding YjiH family protein, producing MKKFSLSTWFYFLIPSILGIILFMIPVKFGDEWKVPIAKFADILSIALEPTMPMAAMIIIVIAALGSLLFLFVRADHAKPSFTESLFKVTPFWTVTRIVGAIFAIMVTFQIGPEFIWNENTGGLLLAPDGLVSFLFTIFLFAGLLLPLLLNFGLLEFFGTMMVKVMRPVFKLPGRSSIDALTSWIGDGTIGVLLTSKQYEDGFYTKKEAAIIATTFSVVSITFSLVIIDTVGMSQYFLPFYGTVVVTGLILAFIMPRIYPLAGKKDEYIDEKPFTGDEEKLPAGYNVVNHGLEKALETADNNRSLGNVVKDGMKNVFDMWIGVAPVVMAFGTVALVLAEYTSVFTILGKPFEPILSVLGIPEAQEAAQTMVVGFADMFLPVILADGVITSELTLFVIATISVVQLIYMSEVGGLILGTKIPINFLDLLVIFLLRTLIALPIVAGVAHLLF from the coding sequence ATGAAAAAGTTTTCTTTATCCACATGGTTTTATTTTCTGATTCCATCTATTCTCGGGATTATTCTATTCATGATTCCAGTGAAATTCGGAGATGAATGGAAAGTACCGATTGCCAAATTTGCAGATATTTTGTCGATTGCACTCGAACCCACAATGCCAATGGCCGCCATGATTATTATTGTCATCGCTGCACTCGGCTCACTATTATTTTTATTTGTTAGGGCAGATCATGCCAAGCCGTCATTTACGGAAAGTTTGTTCAAGGTAACACCATTTTGGACGGTCACTCGTATTGTTGGAGCTATATTCGCAATTATGGTGACATTCCAAATCGGACCCGAATTCATTTGGAATGAGAATACGGGTGGGCTGCTACTTGCACCAGATGGTTTAGTTTCGTTCTTATTCACGATTTTCTTATTTGCAGGACTGCTGCTACCACTACTATTGAATTTCGGATTACTAGAGTTTTTTGGAACAATGATGGTAAAAGTCATGCGTCCTGTGTTCAAATTACCAGGTCGTTCTTCCATTGATGCACTGACATCATGGATTGGGGATGGAACGATTGGGGTTTTATTGACAAGTAAACAATATGAGGATGGCTTTTATACGAAAAAAGAAGCCGCGATTATCGCCACGACATTTTCGGTTGTTTCCATTACATTTTCACTTGTAATTATTGATACAGTCGGCATGTCTCAATACTTCCTGCCATTTTACGGAACCGTTGTTGTCACAGGATTGATTCTGGCATTTATTATGCCACGGATTTATCCGCTTGCTGGCAAAAAAGATGAATATATCGACGAAAAGCCATTTACAGGCGATGAGGAGAAGCTTCCTGCAGGTTATAACGTGGTTAATCATGGGCTTGAAAAAGCACTTGAAACTGCCGATAACAACCGTTCTCTTGGCAACGTTGTAAAAGATGGCATGAAAAATGTGTTCGACATGTGGATTGGCGTTGCACCTGTCGTGATGGCATTCGGTACGGTTGCTCTCGTTCTTGCTGAATATACAAGCGTATTCACGATTTTAGGGAAACCGTTCGAACCGATTTTATCTGTTCTTGGCATTCCAGAAGCACAAGAAGCAGCGCAGACTATGGTTGTTGGATTCGCAGATATGTTCTTGCCGGTTATTTTAGCAGACGGCGTAATTACATCAGAATTGACGCTATTCGTCATTGCGACGATTTCTGTTGTCCAGTTGATTTATATGTCTGAAGTTGGCGGATTGATTCTCGGTACAAAAATTCCGATTAATTTCCTTGACCTTCTTGTTATCTTCCTATTGCGCACATTGATTGCATTGCCAATCGTTGCAGGCGTTGCTCATTTATTGTTTTGA
- a CDS encoding L-threonine 3-dehydrogenase, with amino-acid sequence MRKIIVTGALGQIGSELITKLRSEYGEDNVLATDIRRTDAMMGGPFEILDVTDAARMHALTKDFGADTMMHMAALLSAKAEEQPLFAWNLNMGGLMNALEVSRELDLQFFTPSSIGAFGPSTPKVDTPQDALQRPTTMYGVNKVAGELLCDYYFHKFGLDTRGVRFPGLISYVAQPGGGTTDYAVDIYYKALEQGKYTSYIAEGTHMDMMYMPDALQAIVGLMEADSSKLIHRNAFNVTAMSFEPSQIAASIRKHIPSFEMAYDIDPVRQAIADSWPDAIDPSAAAQEWGFKADYDLDKMTADMLSKLKTKLSA; translated from the coding sequence ATGAGGAAAATAATAGTGACAGGGGCGCTTGGACAAATCGGTTCAGAATTGATTACAAAGCTTCGTTCAGAATATGGTGAGGACAATGTGTTGGCGACAGATATACGACGTACGGACGCAATGATGGGGGGGCCTTTTGAAATTTTAGATGTAACGGATGCCGCTCGAATGCATGCGCTTACAAAAGATTTTGGTGCCGATACGATGATGCATATGGCGGCGTTACTATCAGCTAAAGCTGAGGAACAGCCGCTGTTCGCATGGAACCTCAATATGGGCGGATTGATGAATGCACTTGAAGTATCACGTGAACTGGATTTGCAATTTTTCACCCCGAGTTCAATCGGTGCATTTGGCCCTTCGACACCAAAAGTAGATACTCCGCAGGACGCGCTGCAACGTCCAACAACAATGTATGGTGTCAACAAAGTCGCGGGTGAATTATTATGCGATTATTATTTTCATAAATTTGGACTCGACACACGTGGTGTCCGATTCCCGGGGTTGATTTCATATGTGGCACAGCCGGGCGGAGGTACGACGGATTATGCGGTCGATATTTACTACAAAGCGCTTGAACAAGGGAAGTACACATCGTATATTGCGGAAGGTACGCATATGGATATGATGTATATGCCTGACGCATTACAGGCGATTGTCGGGCTAATGGAAGCGGATTCTTCAAAATTGATTCATCGCAACGCATTCAACGTCACGGCGATGAGTTTTGAACCTTCTCAAATTGCAGCTTCGATACGCAAGCACATCCCGTCATTTGAAATGGCCTACGATATCGATCCAGTACGCCAGGCAATTGCCGATAGTTGGCCCGATGCAATCGATCCATCTGCCGCTGCCCAGGAATGGGGATTTAAAGCTGATTATGATTTGGATAAAATGACCGCAGATATGCTATCGAAATTAAAAACAAAGTTAAGTGCTTAA
- a CDS encoding DNA alkylation repair protein, which translates to MTFEEVMAELEAYGNEQTKKTFLNHGAPEPLFGVRVGDMKKILKYIKKDQELALRLYDTGNYDAMYLAGLAVNPKLLSEEDLRRWADKASWHAVAEYTIGWVAGESPYALKLAREWMASEREMLAVAGWSTYANYVMYAGAEELDLDEIGSLLLQIQQTIHQAPNRVRYVMNQFIICVGSYVPELRDIAKNVAEVVGKVHVDVGNTACKVPMAMEYIEKVLARGEPKKKKTLRC; encoded by the coding sequence ATGACGTTTGAAGAAGTAATGGCCGAGCTTGAGGCGTATGGCAATGAGCAGACGAAGAAAACGTTTTTGAATCATGGTGCACCTGAACCACTTTTTGGCGTACGTGTAGGGGATATGAAGAAAATTTTGAAGTATATTAAAAAAGACCAAGAACTAGCATTGCGTTTGTATGATACGGGAAATTATGATGCGATGTATTTGGCGGGGCTTGCTGTTAATCCAAAACTATTATCTGAAGAAGATTTAAGGCGTTGGGCTGACAAGGCGAGCTGGCATGCGGTTGCGGAATATACAATCGGATGGGTGGCGGGCGAAAGTCCATATGCACTCAAATTGGCACGCGAATGGATGGCATCTGAACGTGAGATGTTAGCTGTTGCAGGATGGAGTACATATGCCAATTACGTCATGTATGCAGGAGCTGAAGAGTTGGATTTGGATGAAATCGGTTCACTCCTACTACAAATTCAACAAACAATTCATCAAGCGCCTAACCGCGTTCGGTATGTTATGAATCAATTCATCATTTGCGTAGGATCTTATGTGCCGGAGCTTCGTGATATTGCAAAAAATGTTGCAGAGGTAGTTGGAAAAGTGCATGTCGATGTGGGCAATACGGCGTGTAAAGTACCGATGGCGATGGAGTATATCGAGAAGGTGCTTGCGCGCGGTGAGCCGAAGAAAAAGAAAACGTTGCGTTGTTAA
- a CDS encoding glycine C-acetyltransferase: protein MSNILDTFLQENLNDLREQGLYNEIEPVEGPNGPIINIKGKELINLSSNNYLGLATDEDLKKLAIDATTKYGVGAGAVRTINGTLDIHIELEKKLAAFKGTEAAISYQSGFNCNMAAISAVMGKKDAILSDELNHASIIDGCRLSGAKIIRLKHQDMDDLRAKAKEAIESGLYEKVMYITDGVFSMDGNIANLPEVVKIAKEFDLITYVDDAHGSGVTGQGKGTVKHFGLEKEIDFQIGTLSKAIGVVGGYVAGSQQLIDWLKVRSRPFLFSTALPAGDVAAIMGALDKITASTELHDKLWDNGNYLKEGLAKLGFNIGASETPITPCIIGEEKLTQQFSSRLAEEGVYAKSIIFPTVAKGKGRVRNMPTAAHTKEMLDEALAVYEKVGKELGVIS from the coding sequence TTGTCTAACATACTCGATACGTTTTTGCAGGAGAATTTAAACGATCTTCGTGAACAAGGATTGTACAACGAAATTGAACCTGTCGAAGGTCCAAATGGCCCGATTATTAACATTAAAGGCAAAGAACTGATTAACTTATCTTCTAATAACTATCTCGGACTTGCGACGGACGAGGATTTGAAAAAGCTAGCGATTGACGCGACGACAAAATATGGCGTCGGTGCAGGGGCGGTTCGTACGATTAATGGTACGCTTGATATTCATATTGAGCTGGAGAAAAAGCTTGCGGCGTTTAAAGGGACAGAAGCTGCAATTTCTTATCAATCCGGCTTCAACTGTAATATGGCAGCGATATCGGCTGTCATGGGTAAAAAAGATGCGATTTTGTCGGATGAATTGAATCATGCGTCCATCATTGATGGCTGTCGTTTGTCAGGTGCGAAAATCATTCGCTTGAAGCACCAAGACATGGATGATTTACGTGCGAAAGCGAAGGAAGCGATAGAGTCAGGTTTGTATGAAAAAGTGATGTATATTACGGATGGCGTGTTCTCGATGGATGGCAATATCGCTAATCTTCCGGAAGTCGTGAAAATTGCTAAAGAATTCGATTTGATTACGTATGTAGATGACGCGCACGGTTCAGGTGTGACTGGTCAAGGGAAAGGGACTGTGAAGCATTTCGGTCTTGAAAAAGAAATTGATTTCCAAATTGGCACATTGTCGAAAGCAATTGGAGTCGTAGGCGGTTATGTTGCGGGTTCACAGCAATTAATCGACTGGTTGAAAGTTCGTTCCCGTCCATTCCTATTCTCAACAGCACTTCCAGCGGGCGATGTTGCGGCAATCATGGGTGCACTCGACAAAATTACGGCATCCACAGAGCTGCATGATAAGCTATGGGACAACGGTAATTACTTGAAAGAAGGACTTGCTAAGCTTGGCTTCAATATCGGCGCTTCAGAAACACCGATTACGCCATGTATTATTGGTGAAGAAAAGCTGACACAACAATTCTCAAGTCGTTTGGCAGAAGAAGGTGTTTATGCTAAATCGATTATTTTCCCTACGGTTGCTAAAGGGAAAGGTCGCGTTCGCAATATGCCGACTGCTGCACATACGAAAGAAATGCTTGACGAAGCACTTGCTGTTTATGAAAAAGTAGGTAAAGAGTTAGGTGTAATTTCATAA
- a CDS encoding LacI family DNA-binding transcriptional regulator, translating into MATLKDIADLAEVSMATVSRVLNYDETLNVTPETRRRVFEAAEELNYVISSKQKKAKKKGNIGLYYSYSLEEELVDTYYLSIRVALEKQLKSMRMEYAKITKEDTKKSLSKLDGIICLGTFKKADIELIKSFDKPSVFVDANPDENSFDAVVINFKSATQNALSYLVDLGHENIGFIGGIETDMFGNRFKDLRQDVFEAYLKEKGIFKEDFVKIGGYNPKDGYQILKEMLSQDEKPTALFVANDSIAIGCYKAAYELGVNIPEDLSIVGFNDVSSAQYMVPPLTTVKLYTEIMGESAVDLLLERIATKREICKKITIHTKLIERGSATKVKE; encoded by the coding sequence ATGGCGACGCTTAAAGATATTGCGGACTTAGCAGAGGTTTCTATGGCAACAGTTTCTCGGGTGTTAAATTATGATGAAACACTCAATGTGACCCCGGAGACAAGAAGGCGAGTTTTCGAAGCGGCAGAGGAATTAAATTATGTGATCTCCTCAAAACAGAAAAAGGCGAAAAAGAAGGGGAATATTGGGCTCTACTATTCTTATTCACTTGAAGAAGAATTGGTGGATACCTATTATCTTTCGATTCGGGTCGCGCTAGAAAAACAGCTTAAAAGTATGAGAATGGAATATGCAAAGATTACGAAAGAGGATACTAAAAAAAGTCTGTCAAAATTAGACGGTATCATCTGCCTAGGAACTTTTAAAAAAGCGGATATCGAATTGATTAAGAGCTTCGATAAACCGTCTGTGTTTGTCGATGCCAATCCTGATGAAAACAGTTTTGATGCAGTGGTGATTAATTTTAAGTCAGCAACGCAAAATGCACTGAGCTATTTAGTAGATTTAGGCCATGAAAATATTGGCTTTATCGGTGGTATCGAAACGGATATGTTTGGCAACCGATTCAAGGATTTGCGACAGGACGTTTTCGAAGCTTATTTGAAGGAAAAGGGGATTTTTAAAGAGGATTTTGTTAAAATTGGTGGCTATAATCCAAAGGATGGGTACCAAATTTTAAAGGAAATGCTAAGTCAAGATGAAAAACCAACAGCGCTATTTGTGGCAAATGATTCGATTGCAATTGGATGCTATAAAGCGGCCTACGAACTAGGTGTTAACATTCCAGAGGATCTCAGTATCGTTGGTTTCAATGATGTTTCTTCCGCACAATATATGGTTCCGCCGCTAACCACAGTGAAGCTGTATACAGAAATCATGGGAGAATCCGCAGTCGACTTATTGCTTGAGCGCATCGCAACGAAACGAGAAATATGTAAGAAAATAACGATTCATACGAAGTTGATTGAAAGAGGCAGTGCGACAAAGGTGAAGGAATAA